A window of Streptomyces marispadix contains these coding sequences:
- a CDS encoding MoaD/ThiS family protein codes for MAIEVRIPTILRTYTGGEKSVTGEGGTLKELFDDLESRHTGIQDRLVDGGELRRFVNVYLNDEDVRFLDGISTRLSDGDNVTILPAVAGGSGAHVSHVAREHDATRVHDGTGPR; via the coding sequence ATGGCCATCGAGGTCCGCATCCCGACCATCCTCCGCACCTACACCGGCGGCGAGAAGTCCGTGACGGGGGAGGGCGGCACCCTCAAGGAGCTCTTCGACGACCTGGAGAGCCGCCACACGGGCATCCAGGACCGGCTCGTCGACGGCGGTGAGCTGCGCCGCTTCGTGAACGTCTACCTCAACGACGAGGACGTCCGCTTCCTCGACGGCATCAGCACCCGGCTCAGCGACGGCGACAACGTGACGATCCTCCCGGCAGTCGCGGGCGGCTCCGGCGCCCACGTCAGCCACGTCGCCCGCGAGCACGACGCCACCCGCGTACACGACGGCACAGGGCCCCGCTGA
- a CDS encoding type II toxin-antitoxin system PemK/MazF family toxin has translation MDTWWWLALGAVVALSLVAALIDGGARLGRPLSRMYRGRRRGRDVPLPHTGPRAGEIWWTREPLLVLVLAVRIDGARVARITAERPCGEGEYRLAETSGSKLALPPGTVPDAPGRVTALCTDTAWEVALGDFGRRAGEVEPDTWARVRRCFGMESHAGE, from the coding sequence GTGGACACTTGGTGGTGGCTGGCGCTGGGGGCCGTCGTGGCGCTGTCACTTGTGGCCGCGCTGATCGACGGAGGCGCCAGGCTGGGCCGTCCCCTCTCCCGCATGTATCGAGGCCGCCGACGCGGGCGTGACGTACCGCTGCCTCATACGGGCCCGCGTGCCGGGGAGATCTGGTGGACGCGTGAACCGCTGCTGGTCCTGGTGCTGGCGGTACGCATCGACGGGGCGCGAGTGGCGCGGATCACCGCGGAACGCCCGTGCGGCGAGGGCGAGTACCGGCTCGCCGAGACCTCGGGGTCGAAGCTGGCGCTGCCGCCGGGGACGGTCCCCGATGCTCCGGGCCGGGTGACCGCGCTGTGCACGGACACCGCGTGGGAGGTGGCGCTCGGCGACTTCGGCCGGCGGGCCGGTGAGGTCGAGCCGGACACCTGGGCGCGGGTGCGGCGGTGCTTCGGAATGGAGTCCCACGCCGGGGAGTGA
- a CDS encoding MBL fold metallo-hydrolase, translating to MKLTVVGCSGSFPSAESACSSYLVEAEGYRLLLDMGNGALGELQRYSGLYDLDAIALSHLHPDHCIDMCGYFVARYYRHEGGRCEPIPVYGPRGTERRLTVAYGDTPSDSAMSEVFDFRKLTAGGVFELGPFTVRTEEVSHPVESYAFRVTHRESGKTLAYSGDTGACGALTELARGAGLFLCEASFTDGKESIPDLHLNGREAGACAQQAGVGRLVLTHVPPWTDAKVNLRDAKDTFEGPVELARPGAVYEL from the coding sequence ATGAAGCTCACCGTCGTCGGCTGCTCCGGGTCGTTTCCATCGGCGGAGTCCGCCTGTTCGAGCTATCTGGTCGAGGCCGAGGGCTACCGGCTGCTTCTCGACATGGGCAACGGCGCGCTCGGCGAGCTACAGCGCTACAGCGGTCTCTACGATCTGGACGCCATCGCGCTCAGCCACCTCCACCCCGACCACTGCATCGACATGTGCGGCTACTTCGTGGCGCGTTACTACCGCCACGAGGGCGGACGCTGCGAGCCGATCCCCGTCTACGGGCCGCGCGGCACCGAGCGCCGGCTGACCGTCGCGTACGGGGACACCCCGTCCGACTCCGCCATGAGCGAGGTCTTCGACTTCCGCAAGCTGACGGCGGGCGGCGTCTTCGAGCTGGGCCCCTTCACCGTCCGTACGGAAGAGGTCTCGCATCCCGTGGAGTCCTACGCGTTCCGCGTGACCCACCGCGAAAGCGGCAAGACGCTGGCCTACTCGGGTGACACGGGGGCGTGCGGCGCACTGACGGAACTGGCGCGCGGCGCCGGGCTGTTCCTGTGTGAGGCGTCGTTCACGGACGGCAAGGAATCCATCCCCGACCTGCATCTCAACGGCCGTGAGGCGGGGGCGTGCGCGCAGCAGGCGGGCGTGGGGCGGCTGGTCCTCACCCACGTCCCCCCGTGGACGGACGCGAAGGTCAATCTGCGGGACGCGAAGGACACCTTCGAGGGGCCCGTGGAGCTGGCGAGGCCCGGCGCGGTCTACGAGCTGTAG
- a CDS encoding putative leader peptide gives MVVHDVSASEKTRSTLLVGRLHVDLCRLASALGAPRRRAYVHV, from the coding sequence ATGGTTGTCCACGACGTGAGTGCTTCTGAGAAGACCCGGAGCACGCTGCTCGTCGGGCGCCTGCACGTCGACCTGTGCCGTCTCGCCAGCGCGCTCGGGGCGCCGCGGCGCCGCGCGTACGTCCACGTCTGA
- the rph gene encoding ribonuclease PH — protein sequence MTRIDGRTADQLRPITIDRGWSKHAEGSVLICFGDTRVLCTASVTEGVPRWRKGSGEGWVTSEYAMLPRSTNTRGDRESVRGKIGGRTHEISRLIGRSLRAVVDYKALGENTVVLDCDVLQADGGTRTAAITGAYVALADAIGWAQEKKLVKSKAQPLTGTVAAVSVGIVGGEPLLDLCYEEDVRAETDMNVVCTGDGRFVEVQGTAEGEPFARQELDGLLDLAVKGCSQLDEAQQRALGG from the coding sequence ATGACTCGTATCGACGGCCGTACGGCTGACCAGTTGCGCCCCATCACCATCGACCGCGGCTGGAGCAAGCACGCCGAGGGATCCGTTCTGATCTGCTTCGGCGACACCCGGGTGCTGTGCACCGCGAGCGTCACGGAAGGGGTGCCGCGGTGGCGCAAGGGAAGCGGAGAGGGCTGGGTCACGTCCGAGTACGCGATGCTGCCGCGCTCCACCAACACCCGTGGCGACCGCGAGTCCGTACGAGGGAAGATCGGCGGCCGTACCCATGAGATCTCCCGCCTGATCGGCCGCTCCCTGCGCGCCGTCGTCGACTACAAGGCGCTGGGGGAGAACACCGTCGTGCTCGACTGCGACGTGCTCCAGGCCGACGGCGGCACCCGCACCGCGGCCATCACCGGCGCGTATGTGGCGCTCGCGGACGCGATCGGATGGGCGCAGGAGAAGAAGCTCGTCAAGAGCAAGGCGCAGCCGCTGACCGGCACGGTCGCGGCGGTCAGCGTCGGCATCGTGGGCGGGGAGCCGCTGCTGGACCTGTGCTACGAGGAGGACGTGCGCGCCGAGACCGACATGAACGTGGTCTGCACCGGCGACGGGCGCTTCGTGGAGGTGCAGGGCACGGCCGAGGGCGAGCCGTTCGCGCGGCAGGAACTCGACGGGCTGCTGGACCTGGCGGTCAAGGGCTGCTCACAGCTCGACGAGGCGCAGCAGCGGGCGCTCGGCGGCTGA
- a CDS encoding SGNH/GDSL hydrolase family protein produces MGYALLAGLAAIVVLISTAVFIGAGSDDGSLDGITQGTRDNAAPASSGNWVGTWAASAVAAEPNTRDGYPKMSIRNVVHTSVGGSGARITLSNLYGTKPLTISHATLALAAAPSNPTAASGSMRRLTFGNSRTVTIPPGRKATSDSVRLNVPHAADLLVTTYSPKPSGPVTYHPYARQTSYVARGDKADETSGTAFTEQSPYWRYLTAVDVWTNQTRGAVAVLGDSITDGISSSPGANRRWTDFLAERLRTEREAPRYSVLNGGISGNRVLVDGPRYSPNNGPSGLTRMQRDVLSRSGVKAVVIEMGLNDIIKPPRQRDPRRIVSGLRQLVKYAHARNLRVIGGTLTPFGEHRGYQKRLDDIRQRVNDEIRSGKVFDDVVDFDAALRDPANPNRLRPAYDSGDHLHPSDNGFRAMAEALDLKLLKGSSPAKT; encoded by the coding sequence ATGGGTTATGCCTTGCTCGCCGGTCTGGCGGCGATCGTCGTGCTGATTTCGACCGCCGTCTTCATCGGCGCCGGCAGTGACGACGGCAGCCTGGACGGCATCACGCAAGGCACCCGTGACAACGCCGCACCCGCCTCCTCCGGCAACTGGGTAGGCACCTGGGCCGCATCCGCGGTCGCCGCGGAGCCCAACACCCGCGACGGCTACCCCAAGATGTCGATACGGAACGTCGTCCACACCTCCGTCGGCGGCTCCGGGGCCCGCATCACCCTCTCCAACCTCTACGGCACCAAGCCGCTCACCATCTCCCACGCGACGCTCGCGCTCGCCGCCGCGCCCAGCAACCCGACCGCAGCGAGCGGCAGCATGCGCCGGCTGACCTTCGGCAACTCCCGCACCGTCACCATCCCGCCCGGACGCAAGGCGACCAGCGACTCCGTGCGCCTCAACGTCCCGCACGCCGCGGACCTCCTCGTCACCACCTACTCCCCGAAGCCGTCCGGACCCGTCACCTACCACCCCTACGCCCGCCAGACCAGCTACGTGGCGCGCGGCGACAAGGCGGACGAGACCTCCGGCACGGCCTTCACCGAGCAGAGCCCGTACTGGCGTTACCTCACCGCGGTCGACGTATGGACCAACCAGACCCGCGGCGCCGTAGCCGTGCTCGGCGACTCCATCACCGACGGCATCAGCTCCAGCCCCGGCGCCAACCGCCGCTGGACCGACTTCCTCGCCGAACGGCTGCGCACCGAACGGGAGGCACCGCGCTACAGCGTGCTCAACGGCGGCATCAGCGGAAACCGCGTCCTCGTCGACGGTCCCCGCTACTCGCCCAACAACGGGCCCAGCGGCCTGACCCGCATGCAGCGCGACGTGCTCTCGCGCTCCGGAGTGAAGGCCGTCGTCATCGAGATGGGCCTCAACGACATAATCAAGCCGCCGCGTCAGCGCGACCCGCGCCGAATCGTCAGCGGGCTGCGGCAGTTGGTGAAGTACGCCCACGCACGCAATCTGCGAGTCATCGGCGGCACGCTCACGCCCTTCGGCGAACACCGCGGCTACCAGAAGCGGCTGGACGACATACGGCAGCGGGTCAACGACGAGATCCGCTCGGGCAAGGTCTTCGACGACGTCGTCGACTTCGACGCCGCCCTCCGCGATCCGGCGAACCCCAACCGGCTGCGCCCCGCCTACGACTCCGGCGACCACCTCCACCCGAGCGACAACGGATTCCGCGCGATGGCCGAGGCGCTCGACCTGAAGCTGCTGAAGGGCTCGTCACCGGCGAAGACCTGA
- a CDS encoding ABC transporter permease, translated as MWVRSTMVYRTSFLMLAAGSFATSVLDFVAIMIMFSHVEVLGGFAFHEVALLYATSATSLGLADLLLGSFDRVGTRVRDGTMDTMLVRPVPALAQVAADRFALRRLGRIGQSVLVLGWALGGVDLAGGAWAPLLLAVTVLSGTAIFGAVFVVGGAFQFVAQDAAEVQNSFTYGGATLLEYPPTIFAKDLVRGVTFVVPLAFVNWLPVLRLLGRDDPLGLPGWADFAGPAVAAACCALAGLAWRSGLRAYRSTGS; from the coding sequence ATGTGGGTGCGCTCGACGATGGTCTACCGGACGTCGTTCCTGATGCTGGCCGCGGGGAGCTTCGCGACATCGGTGCTCGACTTCGTCGCCATCATGATCATGTTCTCCCATGTGGAGGTCCTCGGCGGGTTCGCCTTCCACGAGGTCGCACTGCTCTACGCCACGTCCGCCACGTCGCTCGGTCTGGCCGACCTGCTGCTGGGTTCCTTCGACCGCGTGGGCACGCGCGTGAGGGACGGGACGATGGACACGATGCTGGTGCGGCCCGTACCGGCTCTGGCGCAGGTCGCCGCGGACCGGTTCGCGCTGCGGAGGCTGGGCCGCATCGGGCAGAGCGTGCTGGTGCTGGGCTGGGCGCTGGGCGGTGTGGACCTGGCGGGCGGGGCCTGGGCGCCGCTGCTGCTCGCGGTCACGGTGCTGAGCGGTACGGCGATCTTCGGCGCGGTGTTCGTGGTGGGCGGCGCCTTCCAGTTCGTGGCGCAGGACGCCGCCGAGGTGCAGAACTCCTTCACCTACGGCGGTGCGACGCTGCTGGAGTATCCGCCGACGATCTTCGCCAAGGACCTGGTGCGCGGGGTGACGTTCGTGGTTCCGCTCGCGTTCGTCAACTGGCTGCCCGTGCTGCGCCTGCTGGGCCGTGACGATCCGCTGGGGCTGCCGGGCTGGGCGGACTTCGCGGGCCCCGCGGTGGCCGCCGCCTGCTGTGCCCTGGCGGGGCTGGCGTGGCGGTCGGGTCTGCGCGCGTACCGCAGCACCGGAAGCTGA
- a CDS encoding glucose PTS transporter subunit EIIB gives MSSKAEKIVAGLGGLDNISEIEGCITRLRTEVADAGLVDEAALRAAGAHGIVKMGSAVQIVIGTDADPIAGEIEDML, from the coding sequence ATGAGCAGCAAGGCCGAAAAGATCGTCGCCGGGCTCGGCGGACTGGACAACATCTCCGAGATCGAGGGCTGCATCACCCGCCTTCGTACGGAGGTCGCGGACGCCGGGCTGGTCGACGAGGCCGCCCTGCGGGCCGCCGGTGCACACGGGATCGTGAAGATGGGCTCGGCCGTGCAGATCGTCATCGGCACCGACGCCGACCCGATCGCGGGGGAGATCGAGGACATGCTGTGA
- a CDS encoding amino acid permease: MAFEQVDDRGSPRRETTETAEGAVAPPEEGYRRGLGSRQIQMIAIGGAIGTGLFLGAGKAITRAGPSLILAYAVAGTVIYFVMRALGELLMYRPVSGSFSEYAREFLGPFFGFATGWTYWLFWVVTGITEVTAAATYVQFWWPSVPQWVSALVFTLVLYGANLISVKIFGELEFWFSMVKVTAIIGMILIGVGVLTLGFSDAGDTASLAHLWADGGFFPKGVGGTLMTLQIVMFSFLAVELVGVTAGESVNPERALPRAVNTVPWRIALFYVGALAVILSVVSWTAFEPGTSPFVAAFGRIGLPAGAAVVNFVVLTAALSSCNSGMYSTGRMLRDLALNRQGPRPFGRLTGNGLPLLGTSVSAALMTAGVWINYQWPSKAFDYVVAFATISGMWAWIMILAAHIRYRRASDRGVLPRSSFRAPFAPYASWASLAFIGGVVVLMGFDPDSRVSLYGAPIWAAGLLVAYFVLKARDPDTFRRERPTHGRSDGA; encoded by the coding sequence ATGGCCTTCGAGCAGGTCGACGACCGCGGCAGCCCCCGCCGCGAGACCACGGAGACGGCGGAGGGCGCCGTCGCCCCTCCCGAGGAGGGCTACCGCCGCGGCCTCGGCAGCCGCCAGATCCAGATGATCGCCATCGGCGGGGCCATCGGCACCGGCCTCTTCCTCGGCGCGGGCAAGGCCATCACCAGGGCAGGACCCAGCCTGATCCTCGCCTACGCCGTGGCGGGCACCGTCATCTACTTCGTCATGCGGGCGCTGGGCGAACTGCTGATGTACCGGCCGGTCTCCGGCTCCTTCTCCGAGTACGCCCGCGAGTTCCTCGGGCCCTTCTTCGGCTTCGCCACCGGCTGGACGTACTGGCTCTTCTGGGTCGTCACCGGCATCACGGAGGTCACCGCGGCGGCCACGTATGTGCAGTTCTGGTGGCCGTCCGTGCCGCAGTGGGTGTCCGCGCTCGTCTTCACGCTCGTCCTCTACGGAGCGAACCTGATCTCGGTGAAGATCTTCGGCGAGCTGGAGTTCTGGTTCTCGATGGTCAAGGTGACGGCGATCATCGGCATGATCCTCATCGGCGTCGGCGTGCTCACCCTGGGCTTCTCGGACGCCGGCGACACCGCTTCCCTCGCGCATCTGTGGGCGGACGGCGGCTTCTTCCCGAAGGGCGTCGGCGGGACGCTGATGACGCTTCAGATCGTGATGTTCTCCTTCCTCGCGGTGGAACTCGTCGGCGTCACGGCGGGGGAGTCGGTGAACCCCGAGCGTGCCCTCCCGCGTGCCGTGAACACCGTGCCGTGGCGCATCGCGCTGTTCTACGTCGGCGCCCTCGCGGTGATCCTCTCGGTGGTGTCCTGGACGGCGTTCGAGCCCGGCACCAGTCCCTTCGTCGCCGCCTTCGGCAGAATCGGGCTGCCCGCGGGCGCCGCCGTCGTGAACTTCGTCGTGCTCACCGCGGCCCTTTCTTCGTGCAACTCCGGGATGTACTCCACGGGCCGGATGCTGCGCGACCTGGCGCTCAACCGGCAGGGCCCCAGACCGTTCGGCAGGCTCACCGGCAACGGCCTTCCGCTGCTGGGCACCAGCGTCTCCGCCGCGCTGATGACGGCCGGCGTATGGATCAACTACCAGTGGCCTTCAAAGGCGTTCGACTACGTCGTCGCCTTCGCCACCATCTCCGGCATGTGGGCGTGGATCATGATTCTCGCCGCGCACATCCGCTACCGCCGCGCCTCCGACCGGGGGGTGCTGCCGCGCTCGTCGTTCAGGGCGCCCTTCGCCCCGTATGCGAGCTGGGCCTCGCTGGCGTTCATCGGCGGGGTGGTCGTGCTGATGGGCTTCGACCCGGACTCCAGGGTGTCGCTCTACGGGGCGCCGATCTGGGCCGCCGGACTGCTCGTCGCGTACTTCGTGCTCAAGGCGCGCGACCCGGACACCTTCCGGCGCGAGCGGCCGACGCACGGGAGGAGCGACGGCGCCTGA
- a CDS encoding DUF445 domain-containing protein gives MDQGKAGKAPAGEPGGVRAITGGESAAGSAETRPNGRTGSGSSGPPRTAGSSGAANSPGGTGPSGASGGTGGTGASGGTGASGGSGSSGGPCAPAGGARRPPNPGPLGTFTAADEERQRGVRRMKTIATGALALMATVFVLVKWAQHEGAGAWAGYVAAAAEAGMVGALADWFAVTALFRHPLGLPIPHTAIIPTKKDQLGHTLGEFVGENFLSSGVVRSRLRAVGIAGRLGAWLAQPDNADRVTSELSTALRGALAVLRDSDVRAVVGEAVTRRADAQEIAPGLGRMLERVVEDQGHRRVVDLMCARAAEWLEQHSDSVMEAVTGGAPGWTPRFVDRRVGDRVYRELLRFVTEMRDMPTHPARGAVDRFLTDFAADLRTDPQTRARVERLKSDVLGRGEVQDLISSSWNSVRSMIVAAAEDERSELRVRARASLLSLGQRAAADGRLRGKIDGWIEDAAVHVVTTYRDEITSLITETVAGWDAEHTSKKIEAHIGRDLQFIRLNGTVVGSLAGLAIYGLVNLVQG, from the coding sequence ATGGATCAGGGAAAAGCGGGCAAGGCGCCTGCCGGAGAGCCCGGCGGAGTGAGAGCAATCACAGGCGGTGAGTCGGCGGCGGGTTCCGCGGAGACGCGTCCCAACGGCCGTACGGGCAGCGGGAGTTCGGGCCCACCGCGCACCGCGGGCTCCTCGGGTGCGGCGAACTCACCGGGCGGTACGGGACCTTCGGGAGCCTCAGGCGGTACTGGCGGTACGGGAGCATCAGGCGGCACGGGCGCATCGGGTGGTTCGGGCTCCTCAGGGGGCCCCTGCGCTCCCGCGGGCGGCGCCCGACGGCCCCCCAATCCCGGCCCGTTGGGCACGTTCACCGCCGCCGACGAGGAACGGCAGCGCGGCGTCCGCAGGATGAAGACCATCGCGACGGGCGCCCTGGCGCTGATGGCGACGGTCTTCGTACTGGTCAAGTGGGCGCAGCACGAGGGCGCGGGAGCCTGGGCCGGCTATGTGGCGGCTGCCGCCGAGGCGGGAATGGTGGGTGCGCTCGCCGACTGGTTCGCGGTGACGGCGCTCTTCCGTCACCCCCTGGGGCTGCCCATCCCCCATACGGCCATCATCCCCACCAAGAAGGATCAACTCGGCCACACTCTGGGCGAGTTCGTCGGTGAGAACTTCCTCTCCAGCGGCGTCGTACGCTCCCGGCTGCGTGCCGTGGGCATCGCGGGCCGCCTCGGTGCGTGGCTGGCGCAGCCGGACAACGCGGACCGGGTGACGTCCGAGCTGTCCACTGCGCTTCGCGGCGCTCTCGCCGTGCTGCGGGACTCCGATGTACGGGCGGTGGTGGGCGAGGCCGTCACGCGCCGCGCCGACGCACAGGAGATCGCGCCCGGTCTGGGACGGATGCTGGAGCGGGTCGTCGAGGATCAGGGTCATCGCCGTGTGGTGGATCTGATGTGCGCGCGTGCGGCCGAATGGCTGGAGCAGCACAGCGATTCGGTGATGGAGGCCGTCACGGGCGGCGCCCCCGGCTGGACGCCGCGGTTCGTCGACCGCCGTGTGGGCGACCGGGTCTACCGCGAACTGCTGCGGTTCGTCACGGAGATGAGGGACATGCCGACGCATCCGGCGCGCGGCGCGGTCGACCGTTTCCTGACGGACTTCGCCGCGGATCTGCGTACCGATCCGCAGACGCGTGCACGTGTGGAGCGGCTCAAGAGCGACGTGCTCGGCCGCGGCGAGGTGCAGGACCTGATCTCCTCGTCGTGGAACTCCGTACGCTCCATGATCGTCGCCGCCGCGGAGGACGAGCGCAGCGAACTACGCGTAAGGGCAAGGGCGTCGCTGCTGTCGCTGGGCCAGCGGGCAGCCGCGGACGGGCGGTTGCGCGGCAAGATCGACGGCTGGATCGAGGACGCCGCGGTGCACGTCGTCACCACCTACCGCGACGAGATCACATCGCTGATCACGGAGACCGTCGCCGGCTGGGACGCGGAGCACACCTCGAAGAAGATCGAGGCGCACATCGGCCGCGACCTTCAGTTCATCCGCCTCAACGGCACGGTCGTCGGGTCCCTGGCGGGGCTTGCGATCTACGGGCTGGTCAACCTGGTCCAGGGCTGA
- a CDS encoding PLP-dependent cysteine synthase family protein: MRYDSPVDAVGDTPLVRLPRLSPSEDVRIWAKLEDRNPTGSVKDRPALYMVEQAEKEGRLTPGCTVLEPTSGNTGISLAMAARLKGYRIVCVMPENTSEERRQLLAMWGAEIISSPAAGGSNTAVRVAKELAEENPDWVMLYQYGNPANSAAHYTSTGPEILADLPSVTHFVAGLGTTGTLMGAGRYLREQRPDIQIIAAEPRYDDLVYGLRNLDEGFVPELYDESVLTGRFSVGSEDAVRRTRELLAEEGIFAGVSSGAALHAAAGVARKAQRAGESADIVFVVADGGWKYLSTGIYTAETTEAAVEALQGQLWA, translated from the coding sequence ATGCGCTACGACTCCCCCGTCGACGCGGTCGGCGACACCCCGCTCGTCAGGCTGCCGCGCCTGTCGCCGTCCGAGGACGTGCGTATCTGGGCGAAGCTGGAGGACCGCAATCCGACGGGCTCCGTCAAGGACCGGCCCGCCCTGTACATGGTCGAACAGGCAGAGAAGGAAGGCCGGTTGACGCCCGGCTGCACCGTTCTGGAGCCGACCTCGGGCAACACCGGCATCTCGCTCGCCATGGCGGCACGCCTCAAGGGCTACCGCATCGTGTGCGTCATGCCGGAGAACACCAGCGAGGAGCGGCGCCAGCTCCTCGCCATGTGGGGCGCCGAGATCATCTCCTCACCGGCGGCGGGCGGTTCGAACACGGCGGTACGCGTCGCCAAGGAACTGGCGGAGGAGAACCCGGACTGGGTGATGCTCTACCAGTACGGCAACCCCGCCAACTCCGCCGCGCACTACACCTCCACCGGCCCCGAGATCCTCGCCGACCTGCCCTCCGTCACGCACTTCGTGGCGGGTCTCGGCACCACCGGCACCCTCATGGGCGCGGGCCGCTATCTGCGCGAACAGCGCCCGGACATCCAGATCATCGCCGCCGAACCCCGCTACGACGACCTGGTGTACGGCCTGCGCAACCTCGACGAGGGCTTCGTGCCCGAGTTGTACGACGAGTCGGTGCTCACGGGGCGCTTCTCCGTCGGCTCCGAGGACGCGGTGCGCCGTACCCGTGAACTCCTCGCCGAGGAAGGCATCTTCGCGGGCGTCTCGTCGGGCGCCGCGCTGCACGCCGCAGCCGGAGTCGCGCGCAAGGCCCAACGGGCGGGCGAGAGCGCCGACATCGTCTTCGTCGTGGCCGACGGAGGCTGGAAGTACCTCTCCACCGGCATCTACACGGCTGAGACGACCGAGGCCGCGGTCGAGGCACTCCAGGGACAGCTCTGGGCCTGA
- a CDS encoding Mov34/MPN/PAD-1 family protein produces MLTITRELHDEIVAHARRDHPDEACGVIAGPAGTDRPERFIPMLNAARSPTFYEFESGDLLRLYREMDDRDEEPVVIYHSHTATEAYPSRTDIGYANEPGAHYVLVSTAECGNDEGPFSFRSFRIVDGEVTEEDVEIVDRRQA; encoded by the coding sequence ATGCTGACCATCACCAGGGAGCTGCACGACGAGATCGTCGCCCACGCCCGCAGGGACCACCCCGACGAGGCGTGCGGCGTCATCGCCGGACCCGCGGGGACCGACCGACCGGAGCGCTTCATCCCGATGCTGAACGCGGCGCGTTCGCCTACGTTCTACGAGTTCGAGTCCGGCGATCTGCTGCGCCTCTACCGGGAGATGGACGACAGGGACGAGGAGCCGGTCGTCATCTACCACTCGCACACGGCGACGGAGGCGTACCCCTCGCGCACCGACATCGGCTACGCCAACGAACCCGGCGCCCACTACGTGCTCGTCTCCACCGCCGAGTGCGGCAACGACGAAGGTCCCTTCTCCTTCCGCTCGTTCCGCATCGTGGACGGAGAGGTCACCGAGGAGGACGTCGAGATCGTCGACCGTCGGCAGGCTTGA
- a CDS encoding ABC transporter ATP-binding protein, with amino-acid sequence MTEDFIVLEDLEKVFQVRRRTAGRLRRERREVRAVDGISFSVARGEMVGYIGPNGAGKSTTIKMLTGILTPSGGRLRVAGIDPSRERTRLARRIGVVFGQRTTLWWDLPLRDSYALVRRMYRIPEARYRENLERCVELLDLGGLLEVPVRQLSLGQRMRGDITAALLHDPDVLYLDEPTIGLDVVSKSTVRRFLADLNSAEGTTVLLTTHDLTDIEQLCKRVMVIDHGRLMYDGALTGLHEVGESERTLVVDLERELPPIEGVEGARTVRTEGPRQWLAFPASASAAPIVSQIADGYPLVDLSVREPDIEDVIARMYGGG; translated from the coding sequence ATGACCGAGGACTTCATCGTGCTGGAGGACCTGGAGAAGGTCTTCCAGGTGCGCCGCCGCACAGCGGGGAGGCTGCGGCGCGAACGACGCGAGGTGCGCGCGGTGGACGGCATCTCCTTCTCCGTCGCACGCGGCGAGATGGTCGGCTACATCGGCCCGAACGGCGCCGGGAAGTCCACCACGATCAAGATGCTCACCGGAATCCTCACCCCCAGCGGCGGGCGGCTGCGCGTCGCGGGGATCGATCCGTCCCGCGAACGCACCAGGCTGGCCCGCCGCATCGGCGTCGTCTTCGGCCAGCGCACCACCCTCTGGTGGGATCTGCCGCTGCGCGACTCCTATGCGCTGGTCCGCCGCATGTACCGCATACCCGAAGCCCGCTACCGCGAGAACCTGGAGCGGTGCGTGGAGCTTCTGGACCTGGGCGGTCTCCTCGAAGTGCCCGTGCGGCAGCTCTCGTTGGGGCAGCGCATGCGCGGCGACATCACGGCTGCGCTGCTGCACGACCCGGACGTGCTGTATCTCGACGAGCCGACGATCGGGCTGGACGTCGTCAGCAAGTCGACGGTGCGCCGCTTCCTCGCAGACCTCAACTCGGCCGAGGGCACGACGGTGTTGCTGACGACGCACGACCTCACCGACATCGAGCAGCTCTGCAAGCGCGTGATGGTCATCGACCACGGGCGTCTGATGTACGACGGAGCGCTGACGGGCCTGCACGAGGTGGGCGAGAGCGAACGGACGCTGGTGGTCGACCTCGAACGTGAACTGCCGCCCATCGAGGGCGTCGAGGGCGCCCGCACGGTACGTACGGAGGGCCCGCGCCAGTGGCTGGCCTTCCCGGCGTCGGCGAGCGCCGCGCCGATCGTCTCGCAGATCGCCGACGGCTATCCGCTGGTGGATCTGTCGGTGCGCGAGCCGGACATCGAGGACGTCATCGCCCGTATGTACGGGGGTGGTTGA